A section of the Platichthys flesus chromosome 22, fPlaFle2.1, whole genome shotgun sequence genome encodes:
- the timmdc1 gene encoding complex I assembly factor TIMMDC1, mitochondrial yields MHPEPHTTGITPQRWQACSAPRGMLSTGLLQGFIQRARPPSFCFLLPRVHAADVASAQPPQMLSSSSSSSSTSPAPAPSSSSRSVPSNLGKPEFPDTGWDRIKDLFDRNVTQRYPEELTNVIKSGAVAAVAGLIYGGLPAARHARQRYIQNSQAEIYTSRVEAVRSAHNAAIRGFVRYGWRWSWRVTAFVTLFNSVSTGLSVYRDKYTLSHYAAAGAVTGGLFRLNLGPGGLVAGTIIGAVLGIPTGALIVSLQSLAGETVRERRRRERRELYELKLAEWAARLQLTDELIGDLNLSCQAEETNKDMQRIQELLSSPPNKDVAQDSSSQ; encoded by the exons ATGCATCCAGAGCCACACACAACAGGCATCACCCCACAGAGATGGCAGGCGTGTTCAGCACCCCGGGGCATGCTGAGCACCGGCCTACTGCAGGGCTTCATCCAGAGAGCCAGGCCTCCAtccttctgcttcctgctcccCAGGGTCCACGCAGCTGATGTGGCTTCTGCCCAGCCGCCACAGatgctctcttcctcctcctcctcctcctcaaccagCCCTGCTCCTGCACCCAGCTCATCTTCACGCTCTGTGCCAAGCAACTTGGGAAAGCCAGAATTCCCAGACACAGGATGGGATCGCATCAAGGACCTCTTTGACAGAAA CGTGACCCAGCGCTacccagaggagctgaccaACGTGATAAAGAGCGGCGCCGTGGCCGCAGTCGCCGGCTTGATTTACGGAGGCCTGCCCGCTGCACGCCACGCCAGGCAGCGCTACATCCAAAACAGCCAGGCGGAAATCTATACGAGTCGAGTGGAAGCAGTG CGCTCGGCCCATAATGCTGCTATCCGTGGTTTTGTGAGATATggatggaggtggagctggagagtGACTGCGTTCGTCACCTTGTTCaa TTCCGTCAGCACGGGTCTGTCTGTGTACCgagacaaatacacactcagTCATTAcgctgcagctggag ctgtcACTGGAGGCCTCTTCAGACTCAACCTGGGCCCGGGTGGGCTGGTGGCGGGGACGATCATCGGAGCCGTGCTGGG GATTCCCACTGGGGCTCTGATCGTCAGCTTGCAGTCTCTGGCTGGAGAGACGgtgcgagagaggaggaggagagagcgcaGGGAGCTGTACGAGCTCAAACTGGCAGAATG GGCGGCCCGTTTGCAGTTGACGGACGAGCTGATTGGAGATCTGAACCTCAGCTGTCAGGCAGAGGAAACCAATAAGGACATGCAGAGGATTCAGGAGCTGCTCAGTTCACCACCGAACAAGGACGTGGCTCAGGACTCAAGCAGCCAATGA
- the poglut1 gene encoding protein O-glucosyltransferase 1 isoform X2, giving the protein MLNSLRANMGREWRKLRETVSEAVGGFAACSPVNCSCHLSVLQQDLQPFKGRISEDFMAATVQRGVGTHYQIIDHKLYREHNCMFPARCSGVEHFILELIDRLPDLEMVVNVRDYPQVPKWVQPTLPVFSFSKTSDYQDIMYPAWTFWEGGPAVWPIYPTGLGRWDLMRDDLKKSAAQWPWTKKESKGFFRGSRTSPERDPLILLSREAPELVDAEYTKNQAWKSEKDTLGSPAAKEIPLVDHCKYKYLFNFRGVAASFRLKHLFLCGSLVFHVGDEWQEFFYAQLKPWVHYIPVKQDLSDVRELLQFVRENDALTQEIASRGKEFILNHLRMEDVSCYWEKLLTEFSRLLTYKPKRKSDYNQIVHRPRRTEL; this is encoded by the exons GCAGAGAGTGGAGGAAGCTGAGGGAAACCGTGTCTGAGGCGGTTGGAGGATTCGCTGCCTGCAGCCCTGTGAACTGCAGCTGCCACCTGAG TGTCCTACAGCAGGACCTGCAGCCCTTTAAAGGACGCATCTCTGAGGACTTCATGGCTGCGACTGTCCAGAGAGGAGTGGGCACACACTACCAGATCATCGACCACAAGCTGTACAGGGAACACAACTGCATGTTCCCCGCCAG GTGCAGTGGAGTGGAGCATTTCATCCTGGAGCTGATCGATAGGTTACCTGATTTAGAGATGGTGGTAAACGTCAGAGATTACCCTCAAGTCCCCAAGTGGGTGCAGCCGACCCTGCCTGTCTTCTCTTTCAGTAAG ACCTCAGACTACCAGGACATCATGTATCCTGCGTGGACGTTCTGGGAGGGCGGACCTGCCGTGTGGCCCATCTACCCCACAGGTCTGGGGAGGTGGGATCTGATGAGGGACGACCTCAAAAA GTCAGCAGCTCAGTGGCCGTGGACGAAGAAAGAGTCTAAAGGATTCTTCAGAGGCTCCCG GACCAGTCCAGAGCGAGACCCGCTGATCCTCTTGTCCAGAGAGGCTCCAGAGCTGGTGGATGCAGAGTACACGAAGAACCAGGCCTGGAAGTCTGAGAAG GACACACTAGGGAGTCCTGCAGCCAAAGAAATCCCACTGGTCGATCACTGCAAATACAA GTATTTATTCAACTTCCGCGGCGTGGCAGCCAGCTTCCGCCTCAAacatctcttcctctgtggttctctggTGTTTCACGTGGGGGATGAGTGGCAGGAGTTTTTTTATGCTCAGCTGAAGCCCTGGGTTCACTACATCCCCGTCAAGCAGGACCTCTCCGATGTCAG GGAGCTTCTACAGTTTGTCAGAGAGAACGATGCCCTCACACAGGAGATCGCCTCAAG GGGTAAAGAATTCATCCTCAACCATCTGCGGATGGAGGATGTTTCCTGCTACTGGGAGAAACTTCTCACCGAGTTCAGCCGCCTTCTCACCTACAAACCCAAGAGAAAGAGCGACTACAACCAGATCGTCCACAGACCCAGGAGGACGGAGCTGTGA
- the poglut1 gene encoding protein O-glucosyltransferase 1 isoform X1, whose amino-acid sequence MERVWLCSFSTLWLIYGLFSVAAAGREWRKLRETVSEAVGGFAACSPVNCSCHLSVLQQDLQPFKGRISEDFMAATVQRGVGTHYQIIDHKLYREHNCMFPARCSGVEHFILELIDRLPDLEMVVNVRDYPQVPKWVQPTLPVFSFSKTSDYQDIMYPAWTFWEGGPAVWPIYPTGLGRWDLMRDDLKKSAAQWPWTKKESKGFFRGSRTSPERDPLILLSREAPELVDAEYTKNQAWKSEKDTLGSPAAKEIPLVDHCKYKYLFNFRGVAASFRLKHLFLCGSLVFHVGDEWQEFFYAQLKPWVHYIPVKQDLSDVRELLQFVRENDALTQEIASRGKEFILNHLRMEDVSCYWEKLLTEFSRLLTYKPKRKSDYNQIVHRPRRTEL is encoded by the exons GCAGAGAGTGGAGGAAGCTGAGGGAAACCGTGTCTGAGGCGGTTGGAGGATTCGCTGCCTGCAGCCCTGTGAACTGCAGCTGCCACCTGAG TGTCCTACAGCAGGACCTGCAGCCCTTTAAAGGACGCATCTCTGAGGACTTCATGGCTGCGACTGTCCAGAGAGGAGTGGGCACACACTACCAGATCATCGACCACAAGCTGTACAGGGAACACAACTGCATGTTCCCCGCCAG GTGCAGTGGAGTGGAGCATTTCATCCTGGAGCTGATCGATAGGTTACCTGATTTAGAGATGGTGGTAAACGTCAGAGATTACCCTCAAGTCCCCAAGTGGGTGCAGCCGACCCTGCCTGTCTTCTCTTTCAGTAAG ACCTCAGACTACCAGGACATCATGTATCCTGCGTGGACGTTCTGGGAGGGCGGACCTGCCGTGTGGCCCATCTACCCCACAGGTCTGGGGAGGTGGGATCTGATGAGGGACGACCTCAAAAA GTCAGCAGCTCAGTGGCCGTGGACGAAGAAAGAGTCTAAAGGATTCTTCAGAGGCTCCCG GACCAGTCCAGAGCGAGACCCGCTGATCCTCTTGTCCAGAGAGGCTCCAGAGCTGGTGGATGCAGAGTACACGAAGAACCAGGCCTGGAAGTCTGAGAAG GACACACTAGGGAGTCCTGCAGCCAAAGAAATCCCACTGGTCGATCACTGCAAATACAA GTATTTATTCAACTTCCGCGGCGTGGCAGCCAGCTTCCGCCTCAAacatctcttcctctgtggttctctggTGTTTCACGTGGGGGATGAGTGGCAGGAGTTTTTTTATGCTCAGCTGAAGCCCTGGGTTCACTACATCCCCGTCAAGCAGGACCTCTCCGATGTCAG GGAGCTTCTACAGTTTGTCAGAGAGAACGATGCCCTCACACAGGAGATCGCCTCAAG GGGTAAAGAATTCATCCTCAACCATCTGCGGATGGAGGATGTTTCCTGCTACTGGGAGAAACTTCTCACCGAGTTCAGCCGCCTTCTCACCTACAAACCCAAGAGAAAGAGCGACTACAACCAGATCGTCCACAGACCCAGGAGGACGGAGCTGTGA